In Canis lupus baileyi chromosome X, mCanLup2.hap1, whole genome shotgun sequence, one DNA window encodes the following:
- the SPACA5 gene encoding sperm acrosome-associated protein 5 isoform X3: protein MGVIMQAWVTMVVTLATLTVAPVDAKIYERCELAMKLEKAGLNGFKGYSIEDWLCMAHYESGFDTSFVDHNPDGSSEYGIFQLNSAWWCNNGVTPTQNLCHMECRDLLNRHILDDILCARQVASSKNGMTACPIRSRHPREEAVPSRLLYFLVGGGYSPT, encoded by the exons ATGGGTGTTATAATGCAGGCCTGGGTCACCATGGTGGTGACCCTGGCCACGCTGACAGTTGCCCCTGTGGATGCCAAAATCTATGAACGCTGTGAACTGGCAATGAAGCTGGAGAAGGCGGGCCTCAACGGCTTCAAGGGCTACAGCATTGAAGACT GGCTGTGCATGGCACACTATGAGAGTGGCTTTGACACCTCCTTCGTGGACCACAATCCCGACGGCAGCAGTGAATATGGCATTTTCCAGCTGAACTCCGCCTGGTGGTGTAACAATGGTGTTACACCCACCCAGAACCTCTGTCACATGGAGTGTCGTG aCCTGCTCAACCGCCATATTCTGGATGATATCTTGTGTGCCAGGCAGGTGGCATCATCAAAGAATGGTATGACTGCCTG CCCCATCAGAAGCCGCCATCCCCGTGAGGAAGCAGTCCCCTCACGTCTTTTGTACTTTTTGGTTGGGGGTGGATATTCACCCACCTAA
- the SPACA5 gene encoding sperm acrosome-associated protein 5 isoform X1 — MGVIMQAWVTMVVTLATLTVAPVDAKIYERCELAMKLEKAGLNGFKGYSIEDWLCMAHYESGFDTSFVDHNPDGSSEYGIFQLNSAWWCNNGVTPTQNLCHMECRDLLNRHILDDILCARQVASSKNGILGPGTVLAIIYLNGSRDAICMPNLTQRKLIHDSVSQR; from the exons ATGGGTGTTATAATGCAGGCCTGGGTCACCATGGTGGTGACCCTGGCCACGCTGACAGTTGCCCCTGTGGATGCCAAAATCTATGAACGCTGTGAACTGGCAATGAAGCTGGAGAAGGCGGGCCTCAACGGCTTCAAGGGCTACAGCATTGAAGACT GGCTGTGCATGGCACACTATGAGAGTGGCTTTGACACCTCCTTCGTGGACCACAATCCCGACGGCAGCAGTGAATATGGCATTTTCCAGCTGAACTCCGCCTGGTGGTGTAACAATGGTGTTACACCCACCCAGAACCTCTGTCACATGGAGTGTCGTG aCCTGCTCAACCGCCATATTCTGGATGATATCTTGTGTGCCAGGCAGGTGGCATCATCAAAGAATG GGATTCTTGGACCCGGCACTGTTCTGGCCATTATTTATCTGAATGGCTCAAGGGATGCAATATGCATGCCAAATCTGActcaaagaaaattaattcatGACTCAGTTTCCCAGAGATAG
- the SPACA5 gene encoding sperm acrosome-associated protein 5 isoform X2 produces MGVIMQAWVTMVVTLATLTVAPVDAKIYERCELAMKLEKAGLNGFKGYSIEDWLCMAHYESGFDTSFVDHNPDGSSEYGIFQLNSAWWCNNGVTPTQNLCHMECRDLLNRHILDDILCARQVASSKNGMTAWDSWTRHCSGHYLSEWLKGCNMHAKSDSKKINS; encoded by the exons ATGGGTGTTATAATGCAGGCCTGGGTCACCATGGTGGTGACCCTGGCCACGCTGACAGTTGCCCCTGTGGATGCCAAAATCTATGAACGCTGTGAACTGGCAATGAAGCTGGAGAAGGCGGGCCTCAACGGCTTCAAGGGCTACAGCATTGAAGACT GGCTGTGCATGGCACACTATGAGAGTGGCTTTGACACCTCCTTCGTGGACCACAATCCCGACGGCAGCAGTGAATATGGCATTTTCCAGCTGAACTCCGCCTGGTGGTGTAACAATGGTGTTACACCCACCCAGAACCTCTGTCACATGGAGTGTCGTG aCCTGCTCAACCGCCATATTCTGGATGATATCTTGTGTGCCAGGCAGGTGGCATCATCAAAGAATGGTATGACTGCCTG GGATTCTTGGACCCGGCACTGTTCTGGCCATTATTTATCTGAATGGCTCAAGGGATGCAATATGCATGCCAAATCTGActcaaagaaaattaattcatGA
- the SPACA5 gene encoding sperm acrosome-associated protein 5 isoform X4, giving the protein MGVIMQAWVTMVVTLATLTVAPVDAKIYERCELAMKLEKAGLNGFKGYSIEDWLCMAHYESGFDTSFVDHNPDGSSEYGIFQLNSAWWCNNGVTPTQNLCHMECRDLLNRHILDDILCARQVASSKNGMTAWNRK; this is encoded by the exons ATGGGTGTTATAATGCAGGCCTGGGTCACCATGGTGGTGACCCTGGCCACGCTGACAGTTGCCCCTGTGGATGCCAAAATCTATGAACGCTGTGAACTGGCAATGAAGCTGGAGAAGGCGGGCCTCAACGGCTTCAAGGGCTACAGCATTGAAGACT GGCTGTGCATGGCACACTATGAGAGTGGCTTTGACACCTCCTTCGTGGACCACAATCCCGACGGCAGCAGTGAATATGGCATTTTCCAGCTGAACTCCGCCTGGTGGTGTAACAATGGTGTTACACCCACCCAGAACCTCTGTCACATGGAGTGTCGTG aCCTGCTCAACCGCCATATTCTGGATGATATCTTGTGTGCCAGGCAGGTGGCATCATCAAAGAATGGTATGACTGCCTG